From one Mytilus edulis chromosome 1, xbMytEdul2.2, whole genome shotgun sequence genomic stretch:
- the LOC139503667 gene encoding uncharacterized protein encodes MIQNDENNTPEYDEKSKTPEYDEENKTPDYAVPTSFLQDGKNIHYFIATGSLVIFFLGCIGILQLLNFRRKRKNPRSNNVSDSEGDQRNQVNNEPNFENFYHEIDDVSGSVSEAIVRHSYMSINSDQSVQYNDGKSLAVDDYLTPCQPATSECKSNCEEVKVTVSNMIYYGNKTNDGDQVVEVEDDDESCHSINSYENKIEGHFRPYQLLIEKKDIHDYADN; translated from the exons ATGAAAATAATACACCAGAATATGACGAGAAAAGCAAAACACCAGAATATGATGAGGAAAACAAAACACCAGATTATGCAGTCCCAACATCCTTTTTACAAGATG GAAAAAATATTCACTATTTTATAGCAACAGGAAGcttagtaatattttttctgGGTTGCATTGGAATTCTTCAACTGTTGAATTTTCGACGAAAACGGAAAAACCCAAGAAGTAACAATGTCAGTGATAGCGAGGGTGACCAGAGAAATCAAGTAAATAATGAACCGAACTTTGAGAACTTTTATCATGAAATTGACGACGTTTCAGGTTCGGTGTCAGAAGCCATTGTCCGGCATTCTTATATGAGCATAAATAGTGATCAGTCAGTTCAATACAATGACGGCAAATCATTGGCTGTTGATGACTACTTGACTCCATGTCAACCAGCTACTTCAGAGTGCAAATCTAACTGTGAAGAAGTAAAAGTGACTGTTTCAAATATGATTTACTATGGGAACAAAACAAATGATGGAGATCAAGTTGTGGAGGTTGAAGACGACGACGAAAGTTGCCACAGCATAAATTcctatgaaaacaaaattgaggGACACTTTCGTCCTTATCAACTGTTGATTGAGAAAAAAGACATTCATGACTACGCAGACAACTGA